A single genomic interval of Xyrauchen texanus isolate HMW12.3.18 chromosome 8, RBS_HiC_50CHRs, whole genome shotgun sequence harbors:
- the clpp gene encoding ATP-dependent Clp protease proteolytic subunit, mitochondrial isoform X1 encodes MSLRWVLQCGVSALKGSRCIHQSAPWRSLLIPIVVEQTGRGERAYDIYSRLLRERIICVMGPIDDSVASLVIAQLLFLQSESNNKPIHMYINSPGGVVTAGLAIYDTMQYILNPISTWCVGQAASMGSLLLAAGTGGMRYSLPNARIMVHQPSGGVRGQATDIAIQAEEILKLKRQINNIYSKHTGQLLETIEGVMERDRYMSPMEAQDFGIIDKVLVHPPQAGQDEPELVQKEPTSPANASTTPQHQASEPGQPGSNPTSSYKPEP; translated from the exons ATGTCATTGCGA TGGGTCTTACaatgtggtgtttctgcactcaaAGGAAGTCGGTGCATTCACCAGAGTGCGCCATGGAGAAGTCTACTTATACCTATCGTGGTGGAGCAGACG GGGCGAGGAGAACGTGCCTATGATATCTACTCAAGGCTACTTAGAGAGAGAATCATCTGTGTGATGGGCCCA ATTGATGACTCTGTGGCCTCTCTGGTTATCGCTCAGCTGCTCTTCCTCCAGTCAGAGAGCAATAACAAGCCTATTCATATGTACATCAACAGTCCTG GTGGTGTAGTGACAGCTGGACTTGCGATCTATGACACCATGCAGTACATCTTAAATCCCATTTCTACCTGGTGTGTGGGCCAGGCTGCCAGTATGGGCAGCCTGCTTTTGGCTGCAGGAACTGGAGGAATGAGGTATTCTTTGCCTAATGCCCGGATCATGGTGCACCAGCCCTCTGGAGGTGTTCGG gGGCAAGCAACAGATATTGCCATACAGGCAGAGGAGATTCTTAAGCTAAAAAGACAGATCAACAACATCTATTCTAAACACACAGGACAGCTTTTGGAGACTATAG AGGGCGTGATGGAGAGAGATCGGTATATGAGTCCAATGGAAGCGCAGGATTTCGGGATCATCGACAAGGTCTTGGTTCATCCTCCTCAGGCTGGGCAAGATGAGCCAGAACTTGTTCAGAAAGAACCCACCAGCCCTGCAAATGCCTCCACTACCCCTCAACATCAGGCCTCTGAGCCAGGCCAGCCTGGCAGCAACCCTACCTCCTCCTACAAACCTGAACCCTGA
- the clpp gene encoding ATP-dependent Clp protease proteolytic subunit, mitochondrial isoform X2, with protein sequence MQGRGERAYDIYSRLLRERIICVMGPIDDSVASLVIAQLLFLQSESNNKPIHMYINSPGGVVTAGLAIYDTMQYILNPISTWCVGQAASMGSLLLAAGTGGMRYSLPNARIMVHQPSGGVRGQATDIAIQAEEILKLKRQINNIYSKHTGQLLETIEGVMERDRYMSPMEAQDFGIIDKVLVHPPQAGQDEPELVQKEPTSPANASTTPQHQASEPGQPGSNPTSSYKPEP encoded by the exons atgcag GGGCGAGGAGAACGTGCCTATGATATCTACTCAAGGCTACTTAGAGAGAGAATCATCTGTGTGATGGGCCCA ATTGATGACTCTGTGGCCTCTCTGGTTATCGCTCAGCTGCTCTTCCTCCAGTCAGAGAGCAATAACAAGCCTATTCATATGTACATCAACAGTCCTG GTGGTGTAGTGACAGCTGGACTTGCGATCTATGACACCATGCAGTACATCTTAAATCCCATTTCTACCTGGTGTGTGGGCCAGGCTGCCAGTATGGGCAGCCTGCTTTTGGCTGCAGGAACTGGAGGAATGAGGTATTCTTTGCCTAATGCCCGGATCATGGTGCACCAGCCCTCTGGAGGTGTTCGG gGGCAAGCAACAGATATTGCCATACAGGCAGAGGAGATTCTTAAGCTAAAAAGACAGATCAACAACATCTATTCTAAACACACAGGACAGCTTTTGGAGACTATAG AGGGCGTGATGGAGAGAGATCGGTATATGAGTCCAATGGAAGCGCAGGATTTCGGGATCATCGACAAGGTCTTGGTTCATCCTCCTCAGGCTGGGCAAGATGAGCCAGAACTTGTTCAGAAAGAACCCACCAGCCCTGCAAATGCCTCCACTACCCCTCAACATCAGGCCTCTGAGCCAGGCCAGCCTGGCAGCAACCCTACCTCCTCCTACAAACCTGAACCCTGA